In Melioribacteraceae bacterium 4301-Me, a genomic segment contains:
- a CDS encoding NADH-quinone oxidoreductase subunit J encodes MNFELILFIVFALVAALSAVMMITRSHPVISAVFLILNFFALAGLYLLLNAQFIAVVQVIVYAGAIMVLFLFVLMLLNTSSEYKFLTDKRFIKFFAILITIFVFAQIAYLIFLAKPSNSIQSNPNLSAQIGTIQNIGKELYTNYIIPFEAAGFLLLAATIGAIILAKKKFN; translated from the coding sequence ATGAACTTTGAACTAATTTTATTCATTGTTTTTGCTTTAGTAGCTGCACTCTCAGCAGTAATGATGATAACTCGCTCTCACCCTGTAATTAGTGCTGTTTTTTTGATATTAAATTTTTTTGCTTTAGCTGGCTTATACTTGCTTCTTAATGCTCAATTTATTGCAGTAGTGCAGGTAATCGTTTATGCCGGCGCAATAATGGTTCTCTTCCTTTTTGTATTAATGTTGCTAAATACTTCGAGCGAATACAAATTCTTAACTGATAAAAGATTCATAAAATTTTTTGCAATATTAATTACTATCTTTGTGTTTGCTCAAATAGCATATTTAATTTTTCTCGCAAAACCGTCAAATTCTATTCAGAGTAACCCAAATTTGAGTGCACAAATAGGTACAATTCAAAATATTGGAAAAGAATTATATACGAATTATATAATACCTTTTGAAGCAGCTGGCTTTTTACTACTTGCAGCAACTATAGGTGCAATTATTTTGGCAAAAAAGAAATTTAATTAA
- the asnS gene encoding asparagine--tRNA ligase, producing MKPTVYIKDLKNYVSKEVTLKGWLYNKRSSGKIKFLILRDGTGYTQCVVFKGNVTDEVFDNADKITQESSFEVTGTVKEEPRAIGGYELDVKNLSIISIAKEYPITPKEHGIEFLIDHRHLWIRSKRQVAILKIRHRIVKAIRDFFDEHGFVLFDPPIITPNACEGTSTLFEMEYFDLGKAYLTQSGQLYGESGAMAFGKIYTFGPTFRAEKSKTRRHLTEFWMVEPEMAFYDLDDNMDLAEEFLEYVVQTVLEDRREELKELERDTSKLENVKRPFPRISYDDAVEILKKKGIDFQWGNDFGGTDETLISEEFDKPVMVHRYPAEVKAFYMKRDPNNPKLALAVDVLAPEGYGEIIGGSQREDDLETLITRIKENNLPQEYFEWYLDLRRYGSVPHSGFGLGLERTVSWICGLEHLREAIPFPRMIYRNTP from the coding sequence ATGAAGCCCACAGTCTATATCAAAGATCTAAAAAATTATGTAAGCAAAGAAGTTACACTAAAAGGATGGCTTTACAATAAAAGGTCAAGTGGGAAAATAAAATTTTTAATTTTACGCGACGGTACTGGTTATACTCAATGCGTTGTTTTTAAAGGCAATGTTACTGACGAGGTTTTTGATAACGCCGATAAGATTACACAAGAATCGTCTTTTGAAGTTACGGGAACTGTTAAAGAAGAACCACGGGCAATTGGGGGCTACGAGTTAGACGTCAAAAATTTATCAATAATTTCCATCGCAAAAGAATATCCAATTACTCCAAAAGAACATGGAATTGAATTCCTTATCGACCATAGACATTTGTGGATTAGATCAAAAAGACAAGTCGCTATTCTTAAAATACGGCATAGAATAGTTAAAGCTATTAGAGATTTTTTTGATGAACATGGTTTTGTACTGTTCGACCCGCCAATTATTACTCCAAATGCTTGCGAAGGAACCTCAACTTTATTTGAAATGGAATATTTCGATTTAGGCAAAGCGTATCTTACACAATCTGGACAATTGTACGGTGAATCTGGCGCAATGGCTTTTGGTAAAATTTATACTTTTGGACCAACCTTTAGAGCAGAAAAATCTAAAACACGCCGACATTTAACAGAATTTTGGATGGTAGAACCAGAAATGGCTTTTTATGATTTAGATGATAATATGGACCTCGCAGAAGAGTTCCTTGAATATGTTGTCCAAACAGTGTTGGAAGATAGAAGAGAAGAATTAAAAGAACTTGAAAGAGATACATCAAAATTAGAAAATGTGAAAAGACCATTTCCAAGGATAAGTTATGATGATGCAGTTGAAATATTAAAAAAGAAAGGTATAGATTTTCAGTGGGGTAATGATTTTGGAGGTACTGACGAAACATTAATCTCAGAAGAATTTGATAAACCTGTCATGGTACACAGATACCCAGCAGAAGTCAAAGCTTTTTATATGAAGCGTGACCCTAATAATCCAAAGCTGGCACTTGCTGTTGATGTCTTGGCACCTGAAGGTTATGGTGAGATTATCGGAGGAAGCCAAAGAGAAGATGATTTGGAAACTTTAATCACAAGAATTAAAGAAAATAACCTTCCTCAAGAATATTTTGAATGGTACCTGGATTTAAGGCGTTACGGCTCTGTGCCTCATTCAGGATTTGGGCTTGGATTAGAGAGAACAGTAAGCTGGATTTGCGGTTTAGAACATTTAAGAGAAGCAATTCCTTTTCCAAGAATGATATATAGGAATACACCCTAA
- a CDS encoding TonB-dependent receptor domain-containing protein gives MRKIILAIILLVFSFSVNAQQINQKSNSVIKGRVYDFKAKVAIPYANILLYSETDGSQIRGTASDENGYFSIENVPNGQYYLEIKFIGYETKRINSISIKTNGTKLDLGELALVSSSIKLNEVVVEGDKSAISYQIDKKVIDVSKMGTSLSGTAVDILENVPSVTVDIDGNVSLRGSTNFTVYIDGRPSVLEPQDALQQIDAGSIESIEIITNPSAKYDPEGTAGIINIILKKQKDVGASVLSNLNAGLNDKLGGNVLFEYKNSLATIDLGADYRKFNFPGTSSEDNRTTINGTTYYLLTSGTSTRGFTNYGFRGNIDFKISNYDVLSFNTRYHYRDFLMSSNANHQQWSTENLGMIFNLNKSTTGRSGPGLALGTTFNHKFNSEGHEISLNLYYRFHNSDEYSLTELFSEGLINDGKRTTEKGPSNDLETKIDYTLPLDNNTKFEAGYQNEINNSRDYTDLLNYNFDTGQYEFLNQFSHINDYKTTQHSLYSIFSKQLGNLGLQLGFRTEYTYRLINVDDNNSFKIDRWDYFPGIHMSFDFSSEQKIMASYTKRIDRPHGWHLEPFVTWIDANNVRQGNPSLLPELIDSYELSYKNIFGDIVFSTDFYYRINRNKIDDIRSAYSENVTLTTFDNVGTDYSLGSEIMMNLAPVKYWTVDLMGNFYDYRINGNILGQPFERKSFNWNARLNNTLKIFDGTNLQFNFSYNSPTVFSQGKIDGYFRTDLAIKHELFNKLLSVTLQVRDLFKTAKYKNTTWSSDFYLNRQYTRESPMVMLNIKLNINNVNRNQEQNNNMDIENSTENESNP, from the coding sequence ATGAGAAAAATTATTCTGGCTATTATTTTATTGGTATTTTCCTTCAGTGTAAATGCACAGCAAATAAATCAAAAATCAAATAGTGTAATAAAGGGAAGAGTATATGATTTTAAGGCAAAAGTTGCTATACCATATGCAAACATTTTACTGTATTCGGAGACGGATGGTTCTCAGATTAGGGGAACTGCTTCTGATGAAAATGGATACTTTTCAATAGAGAATGTTCCAAATGGTCAATATTACCTTGAAATTAAGTTTATTGGTTATGAGACAAAAAGGATAAATAGTATTTCAATAAAGACTAATGGGACAAAACTTGATTTAGGTGAATTGGCTTTAGTATCAAGCTCAATAAAACTTAACGAGGTAGTGGTTGAAGGTGACAAATCCGCTATTTCGTATCAGATAGATAAGAAAGTAATTGATGTTTCAAAAATGGGGACTTCACTATCAGGCACTGCAGTTGACATACTGGAAAACGTTCCCTCAGTTACCGTTGACATTGACGGCAATGTTAGTCTAAGAGGTAGCACAAATTTTACAGTTTATATTGATGGTCGTCCTTCAGTTCTTGAACCACAGGATGCATTACAGCAAATTGACGCTGGTTCCATTGAAAGTATAGAGATAATTACAAACCCTTCAGCAAAATATGATCCAGAAGGAACAGCTGGTATAATAAATATTATTCTGAAAAAGCAAAAGGATGTAGGTGCTAGTGTTTTATCAAATTTAAATGCTGGGCTAAACGACAAGTTGGGTGGAAATGTATTGTTTGAATATAAAAACTCACTTGCTACCATAGATCTTGGAGCTGATTATAGAAAATTTAATTTTCCAGGTACAAGTTCAGAAGATAATCGTACTACAATTAATGGAACCACCTACTATTTGTTGACCTCTGGGACTTCTACCAGAGGGTTCACTAATTATGGATTTAGAGGGAATATCGATTTTAAAATAAGTAATTACGATGTGCTTAGTTTCAATACTAGATATCACTACAGAGATTTTTTAATGAGTTCAAATGCAAATCACCAGCAGTGGTCAACAGAAAACTTAGGTATGATTTTTAATTTGAACAAGAGTACAACTGGTAGGTCAGGACCTGGACTTGCACTAGGCACTACATTTAATCATAAGTTCAATTCAGAAGGACATGAAATCTCACTTAACCTCTATTATCGCTTTCACAATTCTGATGAATATTCATTGACCGAATTATTTTCAGAAGGGTTAATTAATGATGGTAAACGCACCACAGAAAAAGGACCAAGTAATGATTTAGAAACAAAAATTGATTATACATTGCCTTTGGATAATAACACTAAATTTGAAGCAGGCTATCAGAACGAAATAAATAATTCGAGAGATTATACTGATCTTTTAAATTATAATTTTGATACTGGTCAATATGAATTTCTTAATCAATTCTCTCATATTAATGACTATAAAACAACGCAGCATTCGCTTTATTCTATTTTCTCGAAACAACTAGGAAACTTAGGCTTACAACTTGGCTTTAGAACGGAATATACTTACAGATTAATTAATGTTGACGATAATAATTCTTTTAAAATTGACCGTTGGGATTATTTCCCAGGAATACACATGTCTTTTGACTTCTCAAGTGAACAAAAAATAATGGCAAGTTACACTAAAAGAATAGATAGACCACACGGATGGCATCTTGAACCTTTTGTAACGTGGATAGATGCAAATAATGTTCGACAGGGTAACCCGTCCTTACTGCCGGAATTAATCGATTCTTACGAGTTAAGTTATAAAAATATTTTTGGTGACATTGTTTTTTCAACTGATTTCTACTACAGAATTAATAGAAATAAAATTGATGATATCCGGTCTGCATATTCAGAAAATGTTACTCTTACAACTTTCGATAATGTTGGAACCGATTATTCTTTAGGATCTGAAATAATGATGAATTTGGCTCCTGTAAAATATTGGACCGTTGATTTAATGGGTAATTTTTATGATTACAGAATTAATGGGAATATACTCGGCCAACCTTTTGAAAGGAAAAGTTTTAACTGGAACGCAAGATTAAATAATACACTTAAAATTTTTGATGGGACTAACCTACAATTCAATTTTTCTTATAACAGTCCAACGGTTTTCTCACAAGGTAAAATAGATGGTTATTTCAGAACCGACCTTGCTATTAAGCATGAGTTATTTAACAAATTACTAAGTGTTACATTGCAAGTGAGGGATTTGTTCAAAACAGCGAAATATAAAAATACAACATGGAGCAGCGATTTTTATTTAAATAGACAATACACAAGAGAATCGCCAATGGTAATGCTGAATATTAAACTCAATATTAATAATGTCAATCGCAATCAAGAACAAAATAACAATATGGATATAGAAAATAGTACTGAAAACGAGTCCAACCCTTGA